One Malus domestica chromosome 11, GDT2T_hap1 genomic region harbors:
- the LOC103448516 gene encoding nucleolar GTP-binding protein 1-like: MVQHNFKKMTVVPNGKDFIDIILSRTQRQTPTVVHKGYAISRLRQFYMRKVKYTQQNFHEKLSTIIDEFPRLDDIHPFYGDLLHVLYNKDHFKLALGQINAARTLIGKISKDYVKLLKYGNSLYRSKCLKVAALGRMCTVIKRIGPSLAYLEQIRQHMARLPSIDPNTRTVLICGYPNVGKSSFINKITRADVDIQPYAFTTKSLFVGHTDYKYLRYQVIDTPGILDRPFEDRNIIEMCSITALAHLRAAVLFFLDISGSCGYNIAQQASLFHSIKSLFMNKPLIIVCNKTDLQPLEGISEEDKKLVAEMKNEAMKTVIGQGGEATNDEGVLLTMSTLTEEGVISVKNAACERLLNQRVELKMKSKKINECLNRFHVALPKPRDSKERPPCIPQAVLEAKSKQAAEKEKRTTERDLENENGGAGVYSASLKKHYILANDEWKEDVMPEILDGYNVCDFVDPDIFHRLKELEREEGLRHKEQGDDDFEMDALKLTPEEQKMLAGIRKKRSKFIQQHRIKKSTAESRPIVPRKFNKDREFTTKRMGRQLTKLGIDPTMAINRARSRSVSKGRKRERSVDGGDTDGGDAMDMDVDAPNKKQLMLSRSRSRSRSRPPTEVVPGEGFKDSSQKAKAIKKARKSNTMRNKNARRGEADRVIPTLKPKHLFSGKRSIGKTQRR, from the coding sequence ATGGTGCAGCATAACTTTAAGAAGATGACTGTTGTACCAAATGGGAAGGACTTCATTGACATAATCCTATCTCGCACCCAGCGGCAGACCCCAACTGTAGTCCACAAGGGTTATGCAATTTCCCGCCTTCGTCAGTTCTATATGCGCAAGGTGAAATATACCCAACAGAATTTTCATGAGAAGCTCTCCACAATTATTGATGAGTTTCCTAGGCTTGATGATATCCACCCTTTCTATGGCGACCTTCTTCATGTTCTCTACAACAAAGATCACTTCAAGCTTGCACTGGGCCAAATCAATGCTGCAAGGACCCTTATTGGAAAGATTTCTAAAGACTATGTGAAATTGTTGAAGTATGGTAATTCACTTTACCGAAGCAAATGTCTCAAGGTCGCTGCTCTTGGCCGTATGTGCACGGTGATAAAGAGGATCGGTCCTAGTTTAGCTTATCTAGAACAAATTAGGCAACACATGGCAAGGCTACCTTCAATTGACCCTAATACCAGGACAGTATTGATTTGTGGGTATCCAAATGTTGGAAAGAGTTCATTCATTAACAAGATTACTAGGGCTGATGTGGATATCCAGCCCTATGCTTTTACCACCAAATCACTCTTCGTGGGACATACAGATTATAAATACTTGAGGTACCAGGTAATTGATACGCCGGGGATTTTGGACCGACCTTTTGAAGACCGTAATATAATTGAGATGTGCAGCATCACAGCTCTGGCCCACTTGAGAGCTGCGGTGTTGTTCTTCTTGGATATCTCGGGGTCTTGTGGGTACAACATTGCCCAACAGGCATCTCTTTTTCACAGCATTAAGTCTCTATTTATGAACAAACCACTGATTATAGTCTGCAACAAGACTGACTTGCAGCCACTGGAGGGCATATCCGAGGAAGACAAGAAGTTGGTCGCAGAGATGAAAAATGAAGCAATGAAGACAGTGATTGGTCAAGGAGGTGAGGCTACAAACGATGAGGGGGTACTCTTGACCATGAGCACTTTGACCGAGGAAGGGGTGATTTCTGTAAAGAATGCAGCTTGTGAGAGGTTGTTGAATCAGAGAGtagaattgaagatgaaatcgaaaaaaataaatgaatgcTTAAATCGTTTTCATGTTGCATTGCCAAAGCCTCGGGACAGCAAGGAAAGGCCCCCGTGTATACCTCAGGCAGTTTTAGAGGCTAAGTCTAAGCAAGCAGCGGAGAAGGAAAAGAGGACTACAGAAAGGGATTTGGAGAATGAGAATGGCGGTGCTGGTGTGTACTCTGCCAGTTTGAAGAAGCACTATATCTTAGCTAATGACGAATGGAAAGAGGATGTCATGCCAGAAATTCTTGATGGGTACAATGTATGTGACTTTGTTGATCCTGATATATTTCACAGGCTTAAGGAGTTGGAACGAGAAGAAGGACTCCGGCACAAAGAGCAGGGTGATGATGATTTTGAGATGGATGCATTGAAACTGACTCCAGAAGAGCAAAAGATGTTGGCGGGGATAAGGAAAAAGAGAAGCAAGTTCATTCAACAACATAGAATCAAGAAGAGTACAGCAGAGAGTCGACCAATTGTACCAAGGAAATTCAACAAGGATAGGGAGTTCACAACAAAGAGAATGGGGAGGCAGCTTACAAAGTTGGGGATTGATCCTACTATGGCAATTAATCGAGCCCGAAGCAGATCTGTCTCCAAGGGTCGGAAGAGGGAGCGATCAGTTGACGGGGGTGATACTGATGGTGGGGATGCTATGGACATGGATGTTGATGCACCCAACAAGAAGCAGCTCATGTTATCTAGATCCCGCTCCCGCTCAAGATCAAGGCCTCCAACTGAAGTTGTCCCTGGAGAGGGCTTCAAGGACTCTTCCCAAAAGGCCAAGGCAATAAAGAAGGCCAGGAAATCTAATACGATGCGAAACAAGAATGCTCGTCGTGGAGAGGCTGATAGGGTCATTCCCACTTTAAAGCCAAAGCACTTGTTTTCTGGAAAACGATCAAttggaaaaactcaaaggcgctGA